The following are encoded in a window of Carya illinoinensis cultivar Pawnee chromosome 15, C.illinoinensisPawnee_v1, whole genome shotgun sequence genomic DNA:
- the LOC122295807 gene encoding cytochrome P450 81Q32-like, whose translation MIIFCQVLLLVAFYVIAKHLLSKTQNLPPSPFPTLPIVGHLYLLKKPLHRTLTRLSNRYGPIIYLSFGSRPVLVVSSPCAAEECLATKDIIFANRPRLLAGKHLGYNFTSIGSASYGDHWRNLRRILSLELLSSHRLQTLSHIRTDEVRSLLRRLLPTNKNQNQTQVHDLKSAFFQLTLNVMMRMISGKRYYGGSTAEAEEDQVCKFRDIVSETFRLASVTNVADFLPMLSWFGISGMEKSLIVLKEKRDRFMQSLIEEHRRMGCDADAEKAKERKKTMIGVLLDLQESEPEYYKDEIIKGIMLALLSAGTDTSAGTMEWAMSLLLNNPDVLKKAQAEIDNHVGLDRLLDEPDLAELPYLHCIINETLRMYPAGPLLLPHESSEDCPVGGFHVPGGTTLLVNLWGMQNDPTIWEDPTNFKPERFKGFGGMKDEFKFSFMPFGSGRRGCPGEGLAIWMLGSALGSLIQCFEWQRIDEVMVDMSEGVGLTLTKARPLHAICRPRPAMVNLLSQL comes from the exons ATGATCATCTTCTGCCAAGTTCTTCTCCTCGTAGCCTTTTATGTCATAGCCAAGCACTTGCTTTCCAAGACCCAAAACCTCCCACCAAGCCCTTTCCCCACCCTACCCATTGTTGGCCATCTCTACCTCCTAAAGAAACCCCTCCACCGCACTCTAACCAGGTTATCAAACCGGTACGGTCCCATAATTTATCTCAGCTTTGGCTCTCGACCAGTCCTTGTCGTCTCTTCCCCGTGCGCGGCCGAGGAATGCCTCGCCACCAAAGACATCATCTTTGCCAACCGCCCTCGCCTGCTGGCCGGGAAACACCTCGGCTACAACTTCACCTCCATTGGATCGGCCTCCTACGGCGATCACTGGCGAAACCTCCGCCGTATCTTGTCCCTCGAACTTCTCTCTTCCCACCGCCTCCAAACGCTCTCCCATATACGCACCGACGAGGTTCGTTCGCTCCTTCGCCGGCTCTTGCCTACTAATAAGAATCAAAACCAGACTCAAGTCCATGATCTGAAATCAGCCTTCTTTCAGCTGACGCTTAACGTCATGATGAGGATGATTTCTGGGAAGCGGTATTACGGGGGTAGCACGGCGGAAGCAGAAGAAGATCAAGTCTGCAAGTTTCGGGATATTGTGTCTGAAACATTTCGGTTGGCATCTGTGACAAATGTCGCAGATTTTTTGCCGATGTTGAGCTGGTTTGGGATTAGTGGGATGGAGAAGAGTTTGATTGTATTGAAGGAAAAGAGAGACAGATTCATGCAGAGCTTGATAGAGGAGCATAGAAGAATGGGATGTGATGCAGATGCAGAAAAGGCTAAGGAAAGGAAGAAGACCATGATTGGAGTTCTGTTGGATCTGCAAGAATCAGAACCTGAATACTACAAGGACGAGATTATCAAAGGCATCATGCTG GCCCTTTTATCAGCCGGAACCGACACTTCGGCCGGCACCATGGAGTGGGCAATGTCACTTTTGCTCAACAACCCAGATGTTCTGAAGAAGGCGCAGGCAGAAATCGACAATCATGTGGGACTTGATCGCCTGCTTGATGAACCCGATTTGGCTGAGCTTCCATATCTTCATTGCATTATAAACGAAACACTGCGCATGTATCCAGCAGGGCCATTACTTTTGCCGCACGAGTCATCGGAGGATTGCCCAGTGGGTGGTTTCCACGTCCCTGGTGGCACTACACTACTTGTGAATTTGTGGGGCATGCAAAATGACCCAACAATTTGGGAGGACCCCACGAATTTCAAGCCGGAGAGGTTTAAAGGTTTTGGAGGGATGAAAGATGAGTTTAAGTTTAGTTTCATGCCTTTTGGATCAGGGAGGAGGGGCTGTCCCGGAGAAGGTTTGGCCATTTGGATGCTTGGTTCTGCTTTGGGTTCACTGATACAGTGCTTCGAGTGGCAGAGGATTGATGAGGTAATGGTAGACATGAGTGAAGGGGTTGGGCTGACCTTGACCAAGGCTCGACCATTGCATGCTATTTGTCGACCACGTCCAGCCATGGTCAACCTTCTTTCTCAACTTTGA